A genomic segment from Diadema setosum chromosome 11, eeDiaSeto1, whole genome shotgun sequence encodes:
- the LOC140234745 gene encoding zinc finger matrin-type protein 2-like, whose product MAMNYPGTSRSASRPEDHRRKWDRDEYEKLAKERLDKELEAQEEKERRRKEPPVKRELLKQRDYKVDLDSKLGKSQVITKTTPSSQMGGYYCDVCDCVVKDSINFLDHINGKKHQRNLGMSMKVERSSLDQVKKRFEMNKKKAEEKKKEYDFESRMQELKEEEEKQKAYRREKRKERKRRADDDGGYEGMDPDMAAMMGFAGFGSSKKKY is encoded by the exons ATGGCTATGAATTATCCAGGGACAAGTCGATCGGCTAGT AGGCCCGAGGATCACAGAAGAAAGTGGGACAGAGATGAATATGAAAAGTTGGCAAAGGAGCGGCTGGACAAGGAGTTGGAGGCACAGGAGGAGAAAG agaggaggagaaaagaGCCACCAGTCAAGAGGGAGCTCCTCAAGCAGCGTGACTACAAGGTTGACCTCGACTCCAAACTCGGAAAGTCCCAGGTCATCACCAAGACCACCCCCTCCTCACAGATGGGCGGATACTACTGCGATGTGTGTGACTGTGTTGTGAAGGATTCCATCAACTTTCTAGACCACATCAATGGCAAGAAAC atCAGAGGAACTTAGGAATGTCCATGAAGGTAGAGAGATCATCTCTGGACCAAGTGAAGAAGAGGTTTGAGATGAACAAGAAGAAAgcggaggagaagaaaaaagagtatGACTTTGAATCTCGGATGCAGGAGCTGAAGGAGGAG GAAGAGAAGCAGAAGGCGTACCGGAGAGAGAAGAGGAAAGAGCGGAAGAGGAGAGCCGATGATGATGGAGGGTACGAGGGTATGGATCCAGACATGGCAGCAATGATGGGCTTTGCAGGCTTTGGCAGCAGCAAGAAAAAAT ATTGA